In Acanthochromis polyacanthus isolate Apoly-LR-REF ecotype Palm Island chromosome 15, KAUST_Apoly_ChrSc, whole genome shotgun sequence, a single genomic region encodes these proteins:
- the mlh1 gene encoding DNA mismatch repair protein Mlh1 isoform X1, whose product MAGVIRRLDETVVNRIAAGEVIQRPANAVKEMIENCLDAKSTSIQVTVKDGGLKLLQIQDNGTGIRKEDMEIVCERFTTSKLQTFEDLSAIATYGFRGEALASISHVAHVTITTKTADAKCAYRANYSDGKLKGPPKPCAGNQGTQILVEDLFYNVSTRRKALKSPSDEYSRIVEVVSRYAIHNSGKSFSVKKQGETVADVRTLPNASVVDNIRGVFGNAVSRELIEVGCEDQKLAYKMKGYISNANYSVKKCILILFINHRLVESSALKKAIETVYAAYLPKNTHPFLYLSLEIAPQNVDVNVHPTKHEVHFLHEDSVIESVQKHIESKLLGSNSSRTYFTQTLLPGLSISGGTEVKAPGATAESTERVYAHQMVRTDSRAQKLDAFLQPKEKPPPDPEPAGPSRKDSVTKTVQPDVVEMDDADLLEALGQREAEEPKGEEENSVAAHDVQRKRPRKEQTEQEDEDEDPTVAASPKRRVIKLTSIKELRAEISENTHKGLQEMLQNHSFVGCVSPQWTLIQHHTKLYLLNTTKLSQELFYQILIYDFGNFGVLRLSTPAPLYDLAMLALDSEESGWTEDDGPKEGLAQYIVDFLKKKAEMLEDYFSVEIDQEGNLTGLPLLLDKYTPVMEGLPMFILRLATEVNWDNEKDCFRDFSKECSMFYSIRKQYILEAEPGEEQDAEVNCWRWKVEHVIFKAFRSLFSPPKDFSEDGSVLQIANLPDLYKVFERC is encoded by the exons ATGGCGGGAGTTATCCGGAGACTGGACGAGACTGTTGTCAACCGAATTGCTGCAGGAGAAGTTATCCAACGTCCTGCCAACGCCGTCAAAGAAATGATTGAAAACTG TTTGGATGCGAAGTCCACCAGCATTCAGGTGACGGTGAAAGACGGCggactgaagctgctgcagatccAAGACAACGGCACCGGGATCAGG AAAGAGGATATGGAAATCGTTTGCGAAAGATTCACCACCAGCAAACTCCAGACTTTTGAGGACCTCTCAGCTATAGCAACCTATGGATTCAGAGGAGAG GCCCTCGCTAGTATCAGCCATGTTGCCCATGTAACCATAACAACTAAGACAGCTGATGCCAAGTGTGCTTACAG agcaaactacagtgaCGGCAAATTAAAAGGCCCTCCCAAACCGTGTGCTGGCAACCAGGGAACGCAGATTCTT GTGGAGGACCTTTTCTATAACGTGTCTACAAGGAGAAAAGCTTTAAAGAGCCCGAGTGACGAGTACTCCAGGATTGTAGAAGTGGTCAGCAG GTACGCTATACACAACTCAGGAAAAAGTTTCTCTGTGAAAAAG CAAGGAGAGACAGTTGCAGATGTGAGGACTCTACCCAATGCATCTGTAGTGGATAATATCAGAGGAGTTTTTGGCAATGCAGTCAGCAG GGAGCTGATCGAAGTCGGCTGTGAAGATCAGAAGCTTGCTTATAAGATGAAAGGCTACATCTCAAACGCAAACTACTCAGTCAAGAAATGCATCCTGATCCTGTTCATCAACC ATCGCCTGGTGGAGTCGAGTGCTTTGAAGAAAGCAATTGAGACCGTTTACGCTGCATACCTTCCCAAGAACACACACCCCTTTCTGTACCTCAG TTTGGAAATCGCTCCGCAGAATGTAGACGTGAATGTTCATCCCACAAAGCATGAGGTGCATTTCCTGCACGAGGACAGTGTCATTGAGAGTGTTCAGAAGCACATCGAGAGCAAACTTCTGGGCTCCAACTCCTCACGCACATATTTCACTCAG ACGCTGCTGCCAGGGTTGTCCATCTCAGGTGGCACCGAGGTCAAAGCCCCCGGCGCCACAGCAGAGTCTACTGAGCGAGTCTACGCACATCAGATGGTGAGGACCGACAGTCGCGCACAGAAGCTGGACGCTTTCCTACAACCAAAAGAGAAGCCACCTCCTGACCCCGAGCCAGCTGGTCCCAGCAGGAAGGACTCTGTGACCAAAACAGTGCAGCCGGATGTCGTAGAGATGGACGATGCAGACCTGCTGGAGGCTCTGGGTCAGCGGGAAGCAGAGGAGCCAAAAGGCGAAGAAGAGAACAGTGTCGCTGCTCACGATGTTCAAAG GAAGCGACCGAGGAAGGAGCAGACGGAGCAGGAGGACGAAGACGAGGATCCGACGGTTGCAGCTTCACCCAAGAGACGAGTGATCAAACTAACCAGCATCAAAGAGCTGAGAGCTGAGATCtctgagaacacacacaaag GCCTTCAGGAAATGCTGCAGAACCACTCCTTTGTGGGCTGCGTCAGTCCCCAGTGGACTCTGATCCAACATCACACCAAACTGTACCTGCTCAACACCACAAAGCTCAG CCAGGAGCTCTTCTACCAAATACTCATTTATGACTTTGGGAACTTTGGTGTACTGAGGCTCTCT ACACCTGCTCCACTTTATGACTTGGCCATGTTGGCTTTGGACTCAGAGGAGAGCGGCTGGACAGAAGACGACGGTCCTAAAGAAGGCCTGGCTCAGTACATCGTGgactttctgaagaagaaagctGAGATGCTGGAGGACTATTTCTCTGTAGAGATAGACCAG GAAGGAAATCTAACAGGACTTCCACTACTCCTGGACAAATACACCCCAGTAATGGAGGGTCTCCCAATGTTCATCCTACGCCTGGCCACGGAG GTGAACTGGGACAATGAGAAGGACTGCTTCAGAGACTTCAGCAAGGAGTGCAGCATGTTCTACTCCATCAGGAAGCAGTACATCCTGGAGGCCGAGCCAGGAGAGGAGCAG GATGCTGAGGTGAACTGTTGGCGTTGGAAAGTCGAGCACGTTATCTTCAAAGCTTTCCGGAGCCTCTTCAGTCCTCCGAAGGACTTCAGTGAGGACGGCAGCGTGCTGCAGATCGCCAACCTGCCTGATCTCTATAAAGTGTTTGAGAGGTGCTGA
- the mlh1 gene encoding DNA mismatch repair protein Mlh1 isoform X2 yields MEIVCERFTTSKLQTFEDLSAIATYGFRGEALASISHVAHVTITTKTADAKCAYRANYSDGKLKGPPKPCAGNQGTQILVEDLFYNVSTRRKALKSPSDEYSRIVEVVSRYAIHNSGKSFSVKKQGETVADVRTLPNASVVDNIRGVFGNAVSRELIEVGCEDQKLAYKMKGYISNANYSVKKCILILFINHRLVESSALKKAIETVYAAYLPKNTHPFLYLSLEIAPQNVDVNVHPTKHEVHFLHEDSVIESVQKHIESKLLGSNSSRTYFTQTLLPGLSISGGTEVKAPGATAESTERVYAHQMVRTDSRAQKLDAFLQPKEKPPPDPEPAGPSRKDSVTKTVQPDVVEMDDADLLEALGQREAEEPKGEEENSVAAHDVQRKRPRKEQTEQEDEDEDPTVAASPKRRVIKLTSIKELRAEISENTHKGLQEMLQNHSFVGCVSPQWTLIQHHTKLYLLNTTKLSQELFYQILIYDFGNFGVLRLSTPAPLYDLAMLALDSEESGWTEDDGPKEGLAQYIVDFLKKKAEMLEDYFSVEIDQEGNLTGLPLLLDKYTPVMEGLPMFILRLATEVNWDNEKDCFRDFSKECSMFYSIRKQYILEAEPGEEQDAEVNCWRWKVEHVIFKAFRSLFSPPKDFSEDGSVLQIANLPDLYKVFERC; encoded by the exons ATGGAAATCGTTTGCGAAAGATTCACCACCAGCAAACTCCAGACTTTTGAGGACCTCTCAGCTATAGCAACCTATGGATTCAGAGGAGAG GCCCTCGCTAGTATCAGCCATGTTGCCCATGTAACCATAACAACTAAGACAGCTGATGCCAAGTGTGCTTACAG agcaaactacagtgaCGGCAAATTAAAAGGCCCTCCCAAACCGTGTGCTGGCAACCAGGGAACGCAGATTCTT GTGGAGGACCTTTTCTATAACGTGTCTACAAGGAGAAAAGCTTTAAAGAGCCCGAGTGACGAGTACTCCAGGATTGTAGAAGTGGTCAGCAG GTACGCTATACACAACTCAGGAAAAAGTTTCTCTGTGAAAAAG CAAGGAGAGACAGTTGCAGATGTGAGGACTCTACCCAATGCATCTGTAGTGGATAATATCAGAGGAGTTTTTGGCAATGCAGTCAGCAG GGAGCTGATCGAAGTCGGCTGTGAAGATCAGAAGCTTGCTTATAAGATGAAAGGCTACATCTCAAACGCAAACTACTCAGTCAAGAAATGCATCCTGATCCTGTTCATCAACC ATCGCCTGGTGGAGTCGAGTGCTTTGAAGAAAGCAATTGAGACCGTTTACGCTGCATACCTTCCCAAGAACACACACCCCTTTCTGTACCTCAG TTTGGAAATCGCTCCGCAGAATGTAGACGTGAATGTTCATCCCACAAAGCATGAGGTGCATTTCCTGCACGAGGACAGTGTCATTGAGAGTGTTCAGAAGCACATCGAGAGCAAACTTCTGGGCTCCAACTCCTCACGCACATATTTCACTCAG ACGCTGCTGCCAGGGTTGTCCATCTCAGGTGGCACCGAGGTCAAAGCCCCCGGCGCCACAGCAGAGTCTACTGAGCGAGTCTACGCACATCAGATGGTGAGGACCGACAGTCGCGCACAGAAGCTGGACGCTTTCCTACAACCAAAAGAGAAGCCACCTCCTGACCCCGAGCCAGCTGGTCCCAGCAGGAAGGACTCTGTGACCAAAACAGTGCAGCCGGATGTCGTAGAGATGGACGATGCAGACCTGCTGGAGGCTCTGGGTCAGCGGGAAGCAGAGGAGCCAAAAGGCGAAGAAGAGAACAGTGTCGCTGCTCACGATGTTCAAAG GAAGCGACCGAGGAAGGAGCAGACGGAGCAGGAGGACGAAGACGAGGATCCGACGGTTGCAGCTTCACCCAAGAGACGAGTGATCAAACTAACCAGCATCAAAGAGCTGAGAGCTGAGATCtctgagaacacacacaaag GCCTTCAGGAAATGCTGCAGAACCACTCCTTTGTGGGCTGCGTCAGTCCCCAGTGGACTCTGATCCAACATCACACCAAACTGTACCTGCTCAACACCACAAAGCTCAG CCAGGAGCTCTTCTACCAAATACTCATTTATGACTTTGGGAACTTTGGTGTACTGAGGCTCTCT ACACCTGCTCCACTTTATGACTTGGCCATGTTGGCTTTGGACTCAGAGGAGAGCGGCTGGACAGAAGACGACGGTCCTAAAGAAGGCCTGGCTCAGTACATCGTGgactttctgaagaagaaagctGAGATGCTGGAGGACTATTTCTCTGTAGAGATAGACCAG GAAGGAAATCTAACAGGACTTCCACTACTCCTGGACAAATACACCCCAGTAATGGAGGGTCTCCCAATGTTCATCCTACGCCTGGCCACGGAG GTGAACTGGGACAATGAGAAGGACTGCTTCAGAGACTTCAGCAAGGAGTGCAGCATGTTCTACTCCATCAGGAAGCAGTACATCCTGGAGGCCGAGCCAGGAGAGGAGCAG GATGCTGAGGTGAACTGTTGGCGTTGGAAAGTCGAGCACGTTATCTTCAAAGCTTTCCGGAGCCTCTTCAGTCCTCCGAAGGACTTCAGTGAGGACGGCAGCGTGCTGCAGATCGCCAACCTGCCTGATCTCTATAAAGTGTTTGAGAGGTGCTGA